A portion of the Paenibacillus sp. PvR098 genome contains these proteins:
- the secA gene encoding preprotein translocase subunit SecA, giving the protein MLGLVKKIFGDPNDRELKRMWKAVEYINSLEPSIEALSDQELHNKTYEFRERLEKGEDLDDLLPEAFAVVREASKRVLGKRHYDVQLIGGMVLHEGRIAEMRTGEGKTLVGTLPVYLNALLGKGVHVVTVNDYLAQRDSAEMGKIYQFLGMTVGVNLNSLEHVQKQAAYACDVTYGTNNEFGFDYLRDNMVVYKEQMVQRPLYYAVIDEVDSILVDEARTPLIISGQAAKSTEMYMTADNFVSRLKEEEEDYVIDVKLRSVTLTEAGVEKAEKAFGIENLFDHEHVTLNHHIQQALKAHVIMRRDVDYVVNEDEIVIVDEFTGRLMTGRRYSEGLHQAIEAKEKLKVQNESMTLATITLQNYFRMYRKLSGMTGTAKTEEEELKKIYGLDVIVVPTNRPMIRQDMPDIVYKSIGSKFRAAVNEIVERHQKNQPILVGTVSIENSERLSEMLKKKGVKHKVLNAKYHEEEAEIVSRAGQPGAVTIATNMAGRGTDITLGDGVAETGGLHIIGTERHESRRIDNQLRGRAGRQGDPGSSQFYLSLEDELMRRFGAENIMGMMERLGFEEDQPIESKLISKAIESAQKRVEGNNFDVRKIVLQYDDVMNQQREIIYKQRREVIESENIRDIVLGMMMPVIDRIVEAHCPDDQVPEEWDLQAIVDYTNGTFLHEGQLTTEELWGKEKEEIIEYMKDLLRRLYEEREQQIGEEFIREFEKVVVLRAVDSKWMDHIDAMDQLRQGIHLRAYGGTDPLREYQFEGYEMFQEMIQSIQEEVSTYIMKAHVETNLVREAVVDEHEMATNGGEGEPAPKKPVVNEDKIGRNDLCPCGSGKKYKQCHGV; this is encoded by the coding sequence ATGCTAGGACTCGTGAAAAAAATATTTGGAGATCCAAATGACCGCGAACTGAAGCGGATGTGGAAGGCGGTTGAGTATATCAACTCGCTGGAGCCGTCTATCGAAGCTTTATCGGATCAGGAGCTCCATAATAAAACATATGAATTCCGCGAACGTTTGGAGAAAGGCGAGGATCTGGACGATCTGCTGCCGGAAGCTTTTGCGGTGGTAAGGGAAGCGTCCAAGCGTGTACTGGGCAAGCGTCATTATGACGTACAGCTCATTGGCGGTATGGTGCTGCACGAAGGCCGGATCGCGGAGATGCGGACAGGAGAAGGTAAAACGCTGGTGGGTACGCTTCCGGTGTATTTGAATGCGCTCCTGGGTAAAGGCGTTCATGTGGTAACGGTCAATGATTATTTGGCGCAGCGCGACAGCGCAGAGATGGGTAAAATTTATCAGTTTCTGGGTATGACCGTCGGGGTCAATCTGAATAGTCTAGAGCATGTTCAGAAGCAGGCCGCTTACGCTTGCGATGTTACGTACGGAACGAACAACGAATTCGGTTTCGACTATTTGCGTGATAACATGGTCGTATATAAAGAACAGATGGTGCAGCGGCCGCTTTATTATGCGGTCATCGACGAGGTTGATTCGATTCTGGTCGATGAAGCCCGTACGCCGCTCATTATTTCCGGACAAGCTGCCAAATCCACCGAAATGTATATGACGGCGGACAACTTTGTAAGCCGGTTAAAGGAAGAAGAAGAGGATTATGTTATCGATGTAAAGCTGCGTTCTGTCACGTTGACAGAGGCAGGGGTGGAGAAAGCGGAAAAAGCGTTCGGCATTGAGAACTTGTTCGATCATGAACATGTCACGCTTAACCATCATATTCAGCAGGCATTAAAGGCGCATGTCATTATGCGCCGCGATGTGGACTACGTGGTGAATGAAGACGAGATCGTTATCGTGGACGAATTTACCGGACGCTTGATGACGGGCCGCCGATACAGCGAAGGGTTACACCAAGCGATCGAGGCGAAAGAGAAGCTTAAAGTGCAGAACGAGTCGATGACGCTCGCTACGATTACTTTGCAGAACTACTTCCGGATGTACCGCAAGCTGTCGGGGATGACCGGTACGGCCAAGACGGAGGAAGAAGAGCTGAAGAAAATTTACGGGCTGGACGTTATTGTCGTTCCGACGAACAGACCCATGATCCGTCAAGATATGCCGGACATTGTGTATAAATCGATTGGCAGCAAGTTCCGTGCCGCTGTCAATGAGATCGTGGAACGTCATCAAAAGAACCAGCCGATACTGGTCGGTACGGTATCCATCGAGAACTCTGAGCGTCTATCCGAAATGCTGAAGAAAAAAGGTGTAAAGCATAAAGTTCTGAACGCGAAATACCATGAGGAAGAAGCTGAAATCGTCTCCCGTGCGGGTCAGCCAGGTGCAGTGACTATTGCCACTAACATGGCGGGCCGCGGTACCGATATTACGCTGGGTGACGGTGTAGCCGAAACCGGCGGTTTGCATATTATAGGTACAGAAAGACATGAAAGCCGGCGGATCGATAACCAGCTTCGCGGACGTGCCGGACGTCAGGGCGATCCGGGATCGTCTCAATTTTACTTGTCGCTGGAAGACGAGTTGATGCGCCGATTCGGGGCGGAGAATATCATGGGAATGATGGAACGCCTTGGCTTCGAGGAAGATCAGCCGATTGAGAGCAAGCTGATCTCGAAGGCCATTGAATCCGCGCAGAAGCGTGTGGAAGGCAACAACTTCGATGTGCGGAAGATCGTTCTTCAGTATGACGACGTGATGAACCAGCAGCGGGAGATCATCTACAAGCAACGCCGTGAGGTCATCGAATCCGAGAACATCCGGGATATCGTGCTCGGAATGATGATGCCGGTTATCGACCGCATTGTCGAAGCGCACTGCCCCGACGATCAGGTGCCGGAGGAGTGGGATCTGCAGGCCATTGTCGATTACACCAACGGAACGTTCCTGCATGAAGGTCAGCTGACGACAGAAGAGCTATGGGGTAAAGAAAAAGAAGAGATTATCGAGTACATGAAGGATCTCTTGAGACGATTATATGAAGAACGTGAACAGCAGATTGGCGAAGAATTCATTCGCGAATTCGAGAAGGTCGTGGTGCTGCGTGCGGTCGACAGCAAGTGGATGGACCACATTGATGCGATGGACCAGCTTCGTCAAGGGATTCACCTCCGTGCCTACGGTGGAACGGACCCTCTGCGCGAATACCAGTTCGAGGGCTATGAGATGTTCCAGGAAATGATCCAGAGCATCCAGGAGGAAGTGTCCACATACATCATGAAGGCCCATGTGGAGACCAATCTTGTGCGCGAAGCGGTAGTGGATGAGCATGAGATGGCTACCAATGGCGGTGAAGGAGAACCTGCACCGAAGAAGCCGGTAGTCAACGAGGATAAGATCGGACGCAATGATCTGTGCCCATGCGGCAGCGGCAAAAAATATAAGCAATGCCATGGTGTGTAA
- the prfB gene encoding peptide chain release factor 2 (programmed frameshift) — protein MLEADVKRDLQETAKRLAELRGSLDLDLKLEQVADYEEKMSVPDFWDDNERAQKLIAEANGVKSVVDRFQAMASEYEDLEVLVELMQEEKDESMAGDITTGIAALVKKLEDFELQLLLSQPYDCLNAILELHPGAGGTESQDWAEMLLRMYRRWAEKRDFKVEVLDYLPGDEAGVKSVTLLIKGYNAYGYLKAEKGVHRLVRISPFDASGRRHTSFVSCDIMPEIDDDVEVEIRTEDLKVDTYRASGAGGQHINTTDSAVRITHLPTGVVVSCQTERSQIKNRERAMKMLRSKLYEKKIEEQRKQLAEIRGEVSDIAWGSQIRSYVFHPYSMVKDHRTQTETGNVGAVMDGDLDMFIDAYLRQQITKPEKES, from the exons ATGTTAGAAGCAGATGTAAAACGGGATTTACAAGAAACGGCCAAGCGATTGGCTGAGCTCAGGGGGTCTCTT GACTTAGATCTCAAACTTGAGCAAGTAGCGGACTATGAGGAAAAAATGTCAGTACCCGACTTCTGGGATGACAATGAGCGTGCGCAGAAGCTGATAGCGGAAGCGAATGGGGTCAAAAGCGTGGTGGATCGGTTTCAGGCCATGGCTTCCGAGTACGAGGATCTCGAAGTGCTGGTGGAGCTGATGCAGGAGGAGAAAGATGAGAGCATGGCCGGCGATATTACGACCGGTATTGCCGCTCTCGTTAAGAAGCTGGAGGACTTTGAGCTGCAGCTTCTTCTAAGCCAGCCGTATGACTGTCTGAATGCCATTCTGGAGCTGCATCCGGGCGCCGGTGGCACGGAATCGCAGGACTGGGCCGAGATGCTGCTTCGCATGTACCGCCGTTGGGCGGAGAAGAGAGACTTCAAAGTCGAGGTGCTCGACTATTTGCCGGGGGATGAGGCCGGAGTGAAGAGCGTAACGCTGCTGATTAAGGGGTATAACGCATACGGCTATTTGAAAGCGGAGAAGGGTGTGCACCGGCTGGTACGTATCTCACCTTTCGATGCATCCGGACGCAGACACACGTCGTTTGTTTCGTGCGACATTATGCCCGAAATTGACGATGACGTGGAAGTCGAGATCCGTACCGAGGATCTCAAGGTTGACACGTACCGTGCCAGCGGTGCGGGCGGACAGCACATTAATACGACCGACTCGGCCGTGCGGATCACGCACCTCCCAACCGGTGTCGTGGTCAGCTGCCAAACGGAGCGCTCACAGATCAAGAACCGGGAGCGCGCGATGAAGATGCTTCGTTCGAAGCTGTACGAGAAGAAAATTGAAGAGCAGCGAAAGCAGCTTGCGGAAATCCGCGGCGAGGTGTCTGATATTGCTTGGGGGAGCCAGATCCGTTCATACGTGTTCCATCCGTACAGCATGGTGAAGGACCACCGGACGCAGACGGAAACCGGGAACGTGGGCGCTGTAATGGACGGCGATTTGGATATGTTTATTGACGCTTACCTGCGCCAGCAAATCACCAAGCCGGAAAAAGAAAGCTAA
- a CDS encoding YitT family protein, producing MTRKSKHGSRRRKRGVRRGAGGTWNHRLMEYVLLLLGSVIIAVSFNVFLSPNQVASGGVSGISIIVNSIMGVEPALTQWALNIPLLLAGTLLLGKQFGVKTAVGAVLLPLLVLLTRDLPSLTDNILLASIYGGILIGIGLGLVFRGRGSTGGLDLAAQILHKYTGISLGLCIALLDGMVIVTAGLLISPEKAMYALIGLFVTSRTINVVQVGLSYSKVAFIISESEQALKEAILYELDRGLTKLQATGGYTGEERTVLMVVVGQTEVSRLKELVRRIDPGAFVILSDTNEVLGEGFKLNGTGGTSP from the coding sequence ATGACAAGAAAGAGTAAGCACGGTTCCAGGCGCCGCAAACGTGGGGTTCGCAGAGGTGCGGGAGGCACGTGGAATCACCGTCTGATGGAGTATGTGCTGCTGCTGCTCGGGTCGGTGATTATTGCGGTCAGCTTTAATGTATTTTTGAGCCCGAATCAGGTAGCCTCAGGCGGGGTTTCGGGCATCAGCATCATTGTGAACAGCATCATGGGCGTTGAGCCTGCACTGACTCAATGGGCGCTGAATATTCCTCTTTTGTTGGCCGGCACACTGCTGCTGGGGAAGCAATTCGGTGTGAAAACGGCCGTCGGTGCCGTGCTGCTCCCATTACTCGTTTTACTTACGCGTGATTTGCCGTCGCTGACAGACAATATTCTACTCGCCAGTATTTATGGCGGTATACTCATTGGCATTGGACTTGGGCTGGTCTTTCGAGGCAGGGGATCTACCGGCGGTTTGGACTTGGCTGCACAAATTTTGCATAAATATACGGGCATCAGTCTAGGGCTGTGCATTGCGCTGCTGGACGGAATGGTGATTGTAACGGCGGGGCTGCTTATTTCTCCGGAGAAGGCGATGTATGCGCTTATCGGGTTATTCGTAACGAGTAGAACGATCAATGTGGTACAGGTGGGCTTAAGCTACTCCAAAGTGGCGTTTATTATCTCGGAGTCGGAGCAAGCATTGAAGGAGGCGATCCTCTATGAACTCGACCGTGGGCTTACGAAGCTGCAGGCCACTGGAGGTTACACAGGCGAGGAGCGGACGGTGCTTATGGTCGTCGTAGGTCAGACGGAAGTCAGCCGGCTCAAAGAGCTGGTACGCAGGATCGATCCTGGCGCTTTCGTCATTCTGAGCGATACGAATGAGGTGCTCGGTGAAGGTTTTAAGTTAAACGGAACAGGAGGAACGAGCCCATAA
- the fdhD gene encoding formate dehydrogenase accessory sulfurtransferase FdhD, producing the protein MDLSVSTRTVWRYDGERLSEQADPIAKESPLTIRLDGEEFATIVCTPSDMEDMVFGFLASEGVIHEANEVTGLQLNASRGFADVTLLYPERGKLMDHSKRVIGSCCGKSRQFYLRSDVRTAKTVMSRSHITPDECLALIRQLQDGSDVFRQTGGVHNAALCSREKLLVTRTDIGRHNALDKVYGHCLRERVSMKDAAIAFSGRVSSEVLLKTAKMGIGILLSKSAPTDLALELADDLGITVIGFIRGSTFNVYSHPERLA; encoded by the coding sequence ATGGATCTCTCGGTTTCGACCCGAACCGTATGGCGTTATGATGGAGAACGGCTTTCTGAACAGGCAGACCCTATTGCCAAGGAATCGCCGTTAACGATTCGGCTCGATGGAGAAGAATTTGCTACGATCGTATGTACCCCCTCCGATATGGAGGATATGGTTTTCGGATTTTTGGCTTCCGAAGGAGTCATCCATGAAGCGAATGAGGTTACCGGCTTGCAGCTTAATGCCAGCCGGGGCTTCGCCGATGTCACGCTGCTTTACCCAGAACGAGGGAAGCTTATGGACCATTCCAAACGCGTTATCGGGTCGTGCTGCGGCAAAAGCCGGCAGTTCTATCTGCGAAGTGATGTGCGGACGGCCAAAACGGTGATGAGCCGTTCACACATCACACCGGACGAATGCCTTGCGCTGATTCGCCAGCTTCAAGACGGTTCCGATGTCTTCCGCCAGACCGGGGGCGTTCACAATGCGGCCCTCTGCTCCAGAGAGAAGCTGCTCGTTACCCGAACCGACATTGGCCGCCATAACGCCCTTGACAAGGTGTACGGGCACTGCCTGCGGGAACGTGTATCCATGAAGGATGCAGCCATCGCCTTCAGCGGCCGAGTGAGCTCGGAGGTCCTGCTCAAGACAGCCAAAATGGGCATCGGCATCCTGCTTTCCAAATCTGCACCGACAGATCTGGCGCTGGAGCTTGCTGACGACTTGGGCATTACCGTTATAGGATTTATTAGAGGAAGCACGTTTAACGTGTACTCGCATCCAGAGCGTTTAGCATAA